The Leptospira mtsangambouensis sequence TATCGGGATGATATTTTTTTAAAAGTTCTTTGAATTTCTTTTTAACGTCGGTAATACCCGCACCCGGTTCTAAATCAAAAAAAGCAAGTAAGTCTTTGACTTCATCAGAAACTGTTTTTACGATTTTCTTTTTTTTCTTTTTGGTTTCTCGAAATCTACCATATAACTCGTAATAGGTTCTATCTCTAAATTCACGAGTGATGTCACGGAAGTTGAGAATCTTTGTAGGGATCAGGCTTTTTAAATATTCATATAAAAATTCTTCTGCTCCATACTCTGGATGAATTTCGAATTTTTCTAAAAATTGATGGATGGAACGCCTCACAAAAAAATCAATTTCGAATTTATCCATGAGATAAGAATCAACGGCATCATCATAATCAACGGTGGCAGCTGTCAGAAGTAATAATAGTTCTCTGTCTAATTTATGATTGGCGATTGTTTTTTGGACGAGGGTTTTATAGGATTCGCGAAGTTCATATAACGGACGTTCACTAAAAAAAATTCCACCTCTCAGAAACTCTTCTGCGACTTCGTCCAATTCCAAACTCCAGGCGAGAAAATCAATGAGGAGGTCTCCATCCACTTCATGGAATCCTCCGGAAAGTGTCATTTGCGGTTTTGCCGATTTGAATTGATAAACTTTGCGAAGGCAATCTTCCTTTCTGATTTCTAAAAGTTCAGAAAGTCGGTCGTACGACAAAAACCACAACATGGACTCAGAAATGTTCTGGAGTTCGAAGATCACATCGTGCAGAATTTGTTTGGATTTTTTCGCTTCTACTCTTTGGACCATACAGAATCGACTCTAGAACCAATTTCAAACCGGGGCGACTTTTTTGCTAGTGAATCCTATTCCTTTTTTTGAACTGGAAGAATGAGCCACCATATTTCAGAACATCCTTCCTTACAACCGTTCGATATTTCCGAATACAAGG is a genomic window containing:
- a CDS encoding molecular chaperone DnaJ is translated as MVQRVEAKKSKQILHDVIFELQNISESMLWFLSYDRLSELLEIRKEDCLRKVYQFKSAKPQMTLSGGFHEVDGDLLIDFLAWSLELDEVAEEFLRGGIFFSERPLYELRESYKTLVQKTIANHKLDRELLLLLTAATVDYDDAVDSYLMDKFEIDFFVRRSIHQFLEKFEIHPEYGAEEFLYEYLKSLIPTKILNFRDITREFRDRTYYELYGRFRETKKKKKKIVKTVSDEVKDLLAFFDLEPGAGITDVKKKFKELLKKYHPDINKKGEEMTKRIILKYNRLVELIGN